A region from the Papio anubis isolate 15944 chromosome 6, Panubis1.0, whole genome shotgun sequence genome encodes:
- the LOC101002089 gene encoding uncharacterized protein 114841037 isoform X2, producing MGSPQPSEDSQKPSGPSHGPKTPSCKGVKAPHPSVSQAWKQDREQSLAAAYVPVVVDSKGQNPDKLRFNFYTSQYSNSLNPFYTLQKPTCGYLYRRETDHTRKRFDVPPANSVLWRSQA from the coding sequence GACTCACAGAAACCCTCTGGACCCAGTCATGGGCCAAAGACACCATCATGCAAGGGGGTGAAGGCTCCACACCCATCCGTGTCCCAGGCGTGGAAGCAGGACCGCGAGCAATCTCTGGCAGCAGCCTATGTGCCGGTCGTGGTGGACTCTAAGGGGCAGAATCCAGACAAGCTCAGGTTCAATTTCTACACCTCCCAGTACTCCAACTCCCTGAACCCCTTCTACACCTTGCAGAAGCCTACCTGTGGCTACCTGTACCGTCGGGAGACTGACCACACCCGCAAGCGCTTTGATGTGCCTCCTGCCAACTCGGTCTTGTGGCGCTCCCAGGCCTGA
- the LOC101002089 gene encoding uncharacterized protein 114841037 isoform X3 produces the protein MCKDSQKPSGPSHGPKTPSCKGVKAPHPSVSQAWKQDREQSLAAAYVPVVVDSKGQNPDKLRFNFYTSQYSNSLNPFYTLQKPTCGYLYRRETDHTRKRFDVPPANSVLWRSQA, from the coding sequence GACTCACAGAAACCCTCTGGACCCAGTCATGGGCCAAAGACACCATCATGCAAGGGGGTGAAGGCTCCACACCCATCCGTGTCCCAGGCGTGGAAGCAGGACCGCGAGCAATCTCTGGCAGCAGCCTATGTGCCGGTCGTGGTGGACTCTAAGGGGCAGAATCCAGACAAGCTCAGGTTCAATTTCTACACCTCCCAGTACTCCAACTCCCTGAACCCCTTCTACACCTTGCAGAAGCCTACCTGTGGCTACCTGTACCGTCGGGAGACTGACCACACCCGCAAGCGCTTTGATGTGCCTCCTGCCAACTCGGTCTTGTGGCGCTCCCAGGCCTGA